The Armatimonadota bacterium genome includes a window with the following:
- a CDS encoding peptidase M16 → MITRVLSVLMTLAWVGACAAQTPAASSQVTRLTFPNGLRLLVKPEPGRGLVALTVVVRAGALEEGETPGVGQILARVLLTGARNLSERKLARLVDEVGGSFSVTWDPDYMEIYVSTTAAQLKPALELLAETLIEPKLDAQRILEARSKVVEDAREAARNPFRAGYDRLVALLHPGRPYGRPLLAEPERVEQITPEQVRRFVKDWFVPSNMVLAVVGDVRVEQVRDAARVWFGRLQPAAAPLREPPAASPPPSSGPVILEMDSGVTYVLAGAPASGLNSRRYATDSVVAAVLGGGKASRMFQQIREEQGLVYELGTLYPPLLYQSHVVAYALSPAYVPAGPRDVDPSFEQVRAALKASVDSLSQSPITEAELTRAKNYLVGTFALRHQRLQERSKHLAWFEALGLGWEFDQAFPGLVQSVTLTEVRERAAELFRRSAMVLVVPRE, encoded by the coding sequence GTGATCACCCGGGTGCTATCCGTTCTGATGACTCTTGCGTGGGTGGGAGCGTGCGCCGCTCAGACTCCGGCAGCAAGCTCTCAGGTGACCCGCCTGACCTTCCCGAACGGTCTGCGGCTTCTGGTGAAGCCGGAGCCGGGTCGGGGGCTGGTGGCGCTGACGGTGGTCGTTCGCGCAGGAGCGCTGGAGGAGGGCGAGACTCCCGGCGTGGGTCAGATCCTGGCACGAGTGCTCCTTACAGGGGCCAGGAATCTCTCCGAGAGGAAGCTTGCTCGGCTTGTGGATGAAGTGGGCGGGAGCTTCTCCGTGACCTGGGATCCCGACTACATGGAGATCTATGTCTCCACCACCGCGGCGCAGCTTAAGCCTGCTCTGGAGCTCCTGGCAGAGACGCTCATCGAACCGAAACTCGATGCTCAGCGCATTTTGGAAGCAAGGAGTAAGGTGGTCGAAGACGCCCGGGAGGCCGCCCGCAATCCCTTCCGAGCCGGCTATGACCGCCTTGTCGCCTTGTTGCATCCCGGCAGACCTTACGGCCGGCCTCTGCTGGCGGAGCCGGAGCGTGTGGAGCAGATCACTCCTGAGCAGGTGCGCCGTTTCGTGAAGGACTGGTTTGTGCCATCGAACATGGTACTTGCTGTGGTAGGAGATGTGCGCGTGGAGCAGGTCCGTGATGCGGCCCGGGTTTGGTTCGGGCGGTTGCAGCCGGCCGCGGCTCCTCTGCGTGAGCCTCCCGCCGCATCCCCGCCACCCTCGTCCGGCCCTGTCATTCTGGAAATGGATTCAGGTGTAACCTACGTGCTGGCGGGAGCCCCCGCAAGCGGCCTGAATTCGCGTCGTTACGCCACGGATTCCGTCGTCGCGGCCGTTCTTGGCGGCGGAAAAGCCTCCCGGATGTTCCAGCAGATCCGGGAGGAACAGGGACTGGTCTACGAGCTGGGGACGCTCTATCCCCCTCTTCTCTATCAGTCTCACGTGGTGGCCTATGCGCTTTCTCCGGCATATGTGCCTGCCGGGCCTCGCGATGTGGACCCGTCATTTGAGCAGGTGCGCGCGGCGCTCAAGGCAAGCGTGGACTCTCTGTCGCAGTCACCCATTACGGAGGCGGAGCTGACGCGTGCGAAGAACTATCTGGTTGGCACCTTCGCGTTGAGGCACCAGAGGCTTCAGGAGCGCTCCAAGCATCTGGCCTGGTTCGAGGCGCTCGGATTGGGCTGGGAATTCGACCAGGCTTTTCCCGGACTGGTGCAGTCCGTGACTCTCACCGAGGTCCGGGAGCGCGCGGCGGAGCTTTTCCGGCGCTCCGCGATGGTGCTTGTCGTTCCCCGGGAGTAG
- a CDS encoding peptidase M16 has protein sequence MFSNLLERIALTATERKPSIRTLRRTPGGGARPLGAIILAIIAAIVAPSSAADGPGCFEKRLPNGVHLVVYADPSLPLACVDVWVRAGSVFEKPGEEGAAHFLEHMLFKGTPANPRGRLDERIENLGATLNASTSRDWAHFHTTVAPQHLRVAIDLLADALQNPLFEEEEMERERRVILSEIAGRRSDPTQFLDDEIGPRLYGSHPYGRPVYASAEAVSRIGPPALRAFHNRNYVGAAITVIVVGGVQPQQTLSALERAFASVPEGAAPEWPEKPSPPEKPVVVDLPRAPDGSEWMSVGFLGPGIDAPADVWAMDVLISVLVRQSAGRLHDALVTQNKTAKAIDVSFLTQKLPARVTFTLVSEPGKTEENRAEILRQLDVVGREGVTEAELEAAKRYLLGTYAFEVETAAGQAGSLGFYAVLSSIRDSLDYASHISAVTREDVRRVAAKYLRPDRSVTVRMSQ, from the coding sequence ATGTTCTCGAATCTTCTGGAGCGTATTGCGTTGACAGCCACTGAAAGAAAACCGTCCATCCGCACGTTGCGCCGCACTCCTGGCGGGGGCGCGCGTCCCCTTGGCGCAATCATTCTAGCCATCATCGCCGCCATCGTCGCGCCCTCATCGGCGGCGGATGGCCCCGGGTGCTTCGAGAAGCGCCTTCCCAATGGTGTTCATTTGGTGGTTTATGCCGATCCGTCTCTGCCGCTTGCCTGCGTCGACGTGTGGGTGCGGGCAGGATCGGTCTTTGAGAAACCCGGCGAAGAGGGAGCGGCGCACTTTCTGGAACACATGCTTTTCAAGGGCACTCCCGCCAACCCGCGCGGACGTCTGGACGAGCGCATCGAGAATCTGGGAGCCACCCTGAATGCGTCTACCTCGCGCGACTGGGCGCACTTCCATACGACGGTCGCTCCGCAGCACCTGAGAGTGGCCATTGACCTGCTGGCGGACGCTCTGCAGAATCCGCTGTTCGAAGAAGAGGAGATGGAGCGGGAGCGGCGGGTCATTCTTAGCGAGATCGCCGGGCGGCGCTCGGATCCCACCCAGTTTCTGGACGATGAGATCGGCCCCCGGTTATACGGTTCGCATCCGTACGGCCGCCCCGTTTACGCATCCGCCGAAGCGGTCTCGCGGATCGGACCGCCGGCCCTGCGGGCCTTCCATAACAGAAATTACGTGGGCGCTGCGATCACAGTCATCGTGGTGGGTGGAGTGCAGCCGCAGCAGACGCTTTCTGCGCTGGAGCGCGCGTTCGCCTCCGTGCCTGAGGGCGCAGCGCCCGAATGGCCGGAGAAGCCTTCCCCGCCGGAGAAGCCAGTAGTGGTGGATTTGCCGCGGGCTCCCGACGGAAGCGAGTGGATGAGCGTAGGGTTCCTGGGGCCGGGGATAGATGCGCCTGCAGACGTGTGGGCCATGGATGTGCTCATCAGCGTTCTGGTGCGCCAGTCTGCCGGAAGGCTCCACGATGCGCTGGTGACGCAGAACAAAACGGCCAAGGCCATTGATGTCAGTTTCCTGACTCAGAAGCTGCCGGCGCGGGTGACATTCACGCTGGTGTCCGAGCCGGGCAAGACGGAGGAGAACCGGGCGGAGATATTGAGGCAGCTGGACGTCGTTGGACGCGAGGGCGTAACGGAGGCCGAGTTGGAAGCGGCCAAGCGGTATCTGCTGGGGACCTATGCCTTTGAAGTGGAGACGGCGGCCGGGCAGGCAGGCAGCCTGGGGTTCTACGCCGTGCTCAGCAGCATTCGGGACAGTCTGGATTATGCGTCGCACATCTCTGCGGTCACCCGGGAAGACGTCCGGCGCGTGGCTGCGAAGTATCTCAGACCGGACAGGAGCGTAACTGTGAGGATGTCGCAGTGA
- a CDS encoding rod shape-determining protein RodA, with the protein MLLLTVLAIGIFGILMLASAAGGGQRSLRLAEDQLAAALFGFLLMSAVAALDDNILPRISRWLYWGTVVMLLVVDVVGTGSHGAQRWLTVGPIRFQPSEPAKVALIITLAVLYLRHYDEIHEFRTVLRSLLHLALPMALIFKQPDLGTMLVLCAVWLGVSLAAGVRWKHILVLGITGLALFGLAWQTGLLRDYQKQRILSLFAPEADPQGSGYHIRQSRIAIGSGKLLGKGYMQGTQSQLNFIPEQHTDFIFTVVGEELGFAGSAALVGLYWILVARIVATMHATEERLGRMLAGGVAAMFLFHIFVNIGMTMGIMPVTGVPLPLVSYGRSNLLSSLAAIGLVLGVYARRHRITF; encoded by the coding sequence GTGCTCCTGCTCACCGTGCTGGCGATCGGCATTTTCGGCATCCTGATGCTCGCCTCTGCCGCCGGAGGCGGACAGCGCAGTCTCCGTCTGGCCGAAGACCAGCTTGCCGCGGCTCTGTTCGGCTTCCTCCTTATGAGCGCCGTTGCCGCCCTGGATGACAACATACTCCCCCGCATCAGCCGGTGGCTATACTGGGGGACTGTGGTGATGTTGCTTGTAGTGGACGTGGTCGGCACCGGATCTCACGGAGCGCAGCGCTGGCTTACCGTGGGACCCATCCGGTTCCAGCCGTCCGAGCCCGCCAAGGTGGCGCTGATCATCACGCTCGCTGTGCTGTATCTCCGGCATTATGACGAAATCCATGAGTTCCGCACCGTGCTGCGGTCCCTGCTCCATCTGGCCCTGCCGATGGCGCTCATCTTCAAGCAACCAGATCTCGGAACAATGCTGGTGCTGTGCGCGGTGTGGCTGGGCGTATCGCTGGCGGCGGGAGTGCGCTGGAAGCACATTCTGGTGCTCGGAATAACCGGACTGGCACTGTTCGGCCTCGCCTGGCAGACGGGACTGCTGCGCGACTATCAGAAGCAACGGATCCTGTCACTTTTCGCCCCGGAAGCCGACCCGCAAGGGTCAGGCTATCATATTCGCCAGTCACGCATCGCCATCGGGTCCGGGAAGTTGCTGGGAAAAGGGTATATGCAGGGCACTCAGAGCCAGCTGAACTTCATTCCAGAGCAGCATACCGACTTTATCTTCACGGTGGTGGGTGAGGAGCTGGGCTTCGCCGGTTCCGCAGCGCTTGTCGGGCTGTACTGGATCCTGGTGGCCCGCATTGTAGCCACAATGCACGCCACCGAAGAGAGGCTGGGCCGGATGCTCGCAGGGGGGGTGGCGGCGATGTTTCTGTTCCATATCTTCGTCAACATCGGGATGACCATGGGCATCATGCCCGTGACAGGAGTGCCTCTGCCGCTGGTGAGCTACGGACGCAGCAACCTGCTCTCATCCCTTGCCGCCATCGGGCTGGTGCTGGGCGTGTATGCCCGCCGGCACCGCATTACGTTCTGA
- a CDS encoding peptidase M24: MRQDRLGRLRQKMAAEELEAFVVLDLLNVRWLSGFTGSSGACVVTAGAEVLFTDGRYRIQAAEECPGWELRISNEPLAAQIGGFLAGRGAMRVGFESDVMTCEQLDLVSKAAPEVTLDGRKGLVSEMRAVKDAQEVERIRRAAAVTDEAFRQILAHIRPGVSERDVALELTYALGKAGAERESFPAIVASGPRAALPHARPTDRPLSEGDPVLLDFGAAVDGYAADITRTLFLGRPASRLAEIYQVVLIAQEAALAAIRPGKSGVEVDGVARRIISEAGYGDCFGHGLGHMLGLDVHDGPALSPRSAVILQEGMVVTVEPGIYIEGLGGVRIEDDVVVTADGCEILTHSPKDLRIIEP, translated from the coding sequence ATGAGACAGGACAGATTGGGCCGCCTGCGGCAGAAAATGGCGGCAGAGGAGCTGGAAGCTTTTGTCGTGCTGGACCTCCTGAACGTCCGCTGGCTGAGCGGTTTCACTGGCTCGAGCGGGGCTTGCGTGGTGACTGCAGGGGCAGAGGTTCTCTTCACCGATGGACGCTACCGCATCCAGGCGGCGGAGGAGTGTCCCGGATGGGAGTTGCGTATCTCCAACGAGCCCCTCGCGGCGCAGATCGGAGGTTTCCTTGCCGGGCGGGGGGCGATGCGGGTCGGCTTTGAGTCCGACGTAATGACCTGCGAGCAGCTTGATCTGGTTTCAAAAGCGGCTCCGGAGGTCACGCTGGATGGCCGCAAGGGGCTTGTCTCGGAGATGCGTGCAGTCAAGGATGCGCAGGAGGTGGAGCGCATCCGTCGAGCGGCCGCAGTCACGGATGAGGCGTTCCGCCAGATCCTGGCGCACATCCGCCCGGGTGTCTCGGAACGGGATGTGGCCCTCGAGCTGACATATGCCCTGGGTAAGGCAGGGGCGGAGCGAGAGTCTTTCCCGGCGATTGTTGCATCCGGGCCGCGCGCGGCCCTCCCGCACGCCCGGCCGACGGATCGCCCTCTCAGCGAAGGGGATCCTGTTCTGCTGGATTTCGGCGCGGCGGTGGACGGATATGCTGCGGACATTACGCGGACGTTGTTTCTCGGAAGACCAGCCTCCCGCCTGGCAGAAATTTACCAAGTTGTTTTAATCGCCCAGGAGGCGGCGCTGGCGGCCATCCGTCCGGGAAAGAGCGGTGTCGAGGTGGATGGCGTGGCGCGTCGGATCATCAGCGAGGCGGGTTACGGCGATTGCTTCGGGCACGGCTTGGGGCATATGCTGGGGCTCGACGTTCACGACGGCCCCGCGCTCAGTCCTCGGAGCGCGGTTATCCTTCAGGAAGGGATGGTCGTAACGGTGGAACCGGGGATCTACATCGAGGGGCTCGGGGGAGTGCGAATAGAGGATGACGTGGTGGTCACGGCAGACGGCTGCGAGATCCTGACACACTCTCCGAAAGACCTGAGGATTATCGAGCCCTGA
- the rbsA2 gene encoding ribose import ATP-binding protein RbsA 2 — translation MQEPPQSSTSTVEPVVDTVLEMRGISKSYPGVQALRGVSFDVRRGEVHALVGENGAGKSTLMKILAGAETKDTGEILLQRERVEIDSPQRAMDLGISIIYQEFNLVPYLSAAENIFLGREPRARIPGFVDFRTMHAEAQRLIDDLGVRLDIRLPVNRLSVAQQQMVEVAKATSRKARVIAMDEPSATLTEHELAHLFDLIRRLKEQGVAIIYISHRLEEIFSIADRVTVLRDGQVVGTRPVQELDRESVIRMMVGREIRDQIPKVAVQPGPVMLELRGVTRRGALEDISFQVRAGEVVGLAGLVGAGRTEVARVIFGADEMDSGEVLLEGKPLKVRGPRDAIDAGIGLVTEDRKAQGLILGMSIRENITLANLDAVCRLFFIRQGVERAVAARFVDDLRIRTPGVEQRAQNLSGGNQQKVVLAKWLFTDSKVLIFDEPTRGIDVGSKVEIYQLMNRLAAEGKAILMISSELPEVLGMSDRIIVMHEGRLAGELSREEATQEKIMHLATGGQ, via the coding sequence ATGCAGGAACCTCCGCAAAGCAGTACATCGACAGTGGAACCGGTCGTGGATACCGTGTTGGAGATGCGCGGGATCAGCAAAAGCTATCCCGGCGTTCAGGCCTTGAGAGGCGTATCCTTCGATGTGCGCCGGGGAGAGGTGCACGCCTTGGTGGGGGAGAACGGCGCCGGAAAGTCGACGCTGATGAAGATCCTGGCCGGGGCCGAGACGAAAGACACCGGGGAGATCCTTCTTCAGCGCGAGCGTGTGGAGATTGACTCCCCCCAGCGGGCGATGGATCTGGGCATCAGTATCATCTATCAGGAGTTCAACCTGGTACCCTACCTGAGCGCCGCGGAGAATATCTTCCTGGGCCGTGAGCCCCGCGCGCGCATTCCGGGATTTGTGGACTTCCGCACCATGCACGCCGAGGCGCAAAGACTGATCGACGACCTTGGCGTGCGTCTGGATATCCGGCTGCCCGTCAACCGTCTTTCCGTTGCACAGCAGCAGATGGTGGAGGTGGCCAAGGCGACGTCGCGCAAAGCCCGCGTCATCGCCATGGATGAGCCCTCAGCCACTCTTACCGAGCACGAACTGGCCCACCTTTTCGATCTGATCCGGCGTCTGAAGGAGCAAGGAGTCGCCATCATCTACATATCGCATCGGCTGGAGGAGATCTTCTCTATCGCGGACCGGGTAACGGTGCTGCGGGACGGTCAGGTGGTCGGGACGCGGCCTGTGCAGGAGCTGGACCGGGAGTCGGTCATCCGGATGATGGTGGGCCGGGAGATCCGCGATCAGATTCCCAAGGTCGCTGTTCAACCCGGACCGGTGATGCTGGAACTGCGGGGCGTTACCCGGAGAGGGGCTCTTGAGGACATCTCGTTCCAGGTGCGCGCGGGCGAGGTGGTGGGCCTCGCCGGTTTGGTGGGAGCCGGACGGACAGAGGTGGCGCGTGTCATTTTCGGGGCGGATGAAATGGACTCCGGCGAGGTGCTGCTGGAGGGAAAGCCGCTGAAGGTGCGCGGCCCGCGCGACGCTATTGACGCCGGTATCGGACTGGTCACCGAGGACCGCAAGGCGCAGGGGCTGATCCTCGGAATGAGCATCCGGGAGAACATTACGCTTGCGAATCTGGACGCTGTCTGCCGGTTGTTCTTTATCCGTCAGGGAGTTGAGCGGGCGGTGGCGGCGAGGTTTGTGGACGATCTGCGCATCCGCACTCCCGGAGTGGAGCAAAGGGCCCAGAACCTGTCGGGCGGCAATCAGCAGAAGGTCGTCCTGGCGAAGTGGCTGTTCACGGATTCCAAGGTGCTCATCTTCGATGAGCCGACTCGGGGGATAGACGTGGGCTCCAAGGTGGAGATCTACCAGCTCATGAACCGGCTGGCTGCGGAGGGGAAAGCCATCTTGATGATCTCCTCGGAGCTTCCTGAGGTGCTGGGGATGAGCGACCGCATCATCGTGATGCACGAGGGCCGGTTGGCCGGAGAGCTTTCGCGCGAGGAAGCGACGCAGGAGAAGATCATGCACCTCGCGACCGGCGGGCAGTGA
- the rsmI gene encoding ribosomal RNA small subunit methyltransferase I has translation MAAPAAPLARGLYVVATPIGNLQDITLRALDVLSRCDVIASEDTRTTLKLLSRFEIRTPLVSYHQHSGGARARELVERVRAGGAVALVSEAGTPGISDPGHELIRGCIAEGLPVVPVPGPCALIAFLSAAGLNTSGFVFAGFPPRKPGERLRFFQDLASETRTVIFYESPGRIRATLETIAEALPGRRVCIGRELTKLHEEFLRGPVEEVLQMFEERRPRGEFVVGLEGAPVAGGASLDLEQEYHLLMSQGMDDKTAVALLTRRSGRPRREIYAAVLQWKEKRRDEA, from the coding sequence TTGGCCGCCCCCGCCGCACCCCTGGCAAGGGGGCTTTACGTTGTCGCTACGCCCATCGGCAATCTGCAGGACATCACGCTGCGGGCGCTCGATGTCCTGAGTCGCTGCGACGTCATAGCCTCGGAAGATACCCGCACCACGCTGAAGCTCCTTTCGCGGTTCGAAATTCGTACGCCGCTGGTCTCCTATCATCAGCACAGCGGCGGGGCGCGGGCGCGCGAACTGGTAGAGCGAGTCCGGGCCGGTGGGGCCGTGGCGCTGGTGAGCGAGGCGGGCACGCCGGGCATCAGCGATCCTGGCCACGAACTGATCCGGGGGTGTATTGCCGAGGGGCTGCCGGTGGTACCCGTACCTGGCCCATGTGCCCTGATCGCGTTTCTCAGCGCTGCGGGCCTGAACACATCAGGGTTCGTCTTCGCGGGCTTTCCTCCCCGGAAGCCAGGAGAGCGCCTCAGATTCTTTCAGGATCTTGCCTCCGAGACGCGCACAGTCATCTTCTACGAATCCCCCGGCCGCATTAGAGCAACCCTTGAGACCATTGCAGAGGCGCTTCCGGGACGCCGGGTCTGTATCGGTCGCGAGCTCACCAAGCTTCACGAGGAGTTCCTCCGAGGTCCCGTCGAGGAGGTACTGCAAATGTTCGAGGAGCGGCGTCCCCGAGGAGAGTTCGTCGTCGGCCTGGAAGGCGCGCCTGTGGCGGGTGGCGCTTCTCTGGATCTGGAGCAGGAATATCACCTCCTGATGTCGCAGGGGATGGACGACAAGACGGCGGTTGCCCTGCTGACGCGCAGGTCCGGACGCCCCAGGCGGGAGATCTATGCCGCCGTGCTCCAGTGGAAGGAGAAGCGGAGAGATGAAGCTTAG
- a CDS encoding DNA-binding response regulator produces MTKQRILVVDDDEGVRSLLSEYFTNAGFEVSCVEDGSSSLVAVQEFHPDLVVLDIMLPEMDGLTVLRELRRMGSIPVIALTARGDEVDRILGLEMGADDYVVKPFSPRELLARVRAVLRRVALSPASEEAQVLTLPGMTVSRVSREVRMGDITVDLTPKEFDLLWHFAKHRNRVFTREQLLEQVWAYQEFYGDERTVDQHVKRLRRKIQVDGSPCRITTIWGVGYKFEIRDHGVPV; encoded by the coding sequence ATGACCAAGCAACGCATTCTGGTTGTGGACGACGACGAGGGAGTCCGCAGCCTGCTCTCGGAATACTTCACCAACGCCGGTTTCGAGGTGTCGTGCGTCGAAGACGGATCGTCCAGCCTGGTTGCCGTTCAGGAGTTCCATCCGGACCTGGTCGTGCTGGACATTATGCTGCCGGAGATGGACGGGCTGACTGTTCTTCGGGAGCTCCGACGCATGGGCAGCATCCCGGTGATCGCACTGACCGCACGAGGGGATGAAGTGGACCGCATCCTTGGGCTGGAGATGGGAGCCGACGACTATGTCGTCAAACCCTTCAGTCCGCGCGAGCTTCTGGCGCGCGTGCGGGCGGTTCTGCGTCGAGTGGCTCTTTCGCCTGCCTCGGAGGAGGCCCAGGTTCTCACCCTGCCCGGCATGACGGTCAGCCGGGTGAGCCGTGAAGTGCGGATGGGCGATATCACCGTGGACCTCACGCCGAAGGAATTCGACCTGCTGTGGCATTTTGCGAAGCATCGCAACCGGGTCTTTACTCGGGAGCAGCTCCTCGAACAGGTCTGGGCTTATCAGGAGTTCTACGGTGACGAGCGCACTGTGGATCAGCACGTCAAAAGGCTGCGCCGGAAGATCCAGGTGGACGGCAGCCCTTGCCGCATTACCACCATCTGGGGGGTGGGTTATAAGTTCGAGATCCGGGACCACGGGGTTCCGGTGTAA
- a CDS encoding esterase → MKDLPLANPLDQSMDPDRLRVISDVLDEESQAGAFPGAVCAVSRGGKVVFLSCCGTLSPSRNQPMRPDTIFDMASVTKPMTAALLALRLVEQGRISLLQEVSDFFPDRALPHLSGVTLRHLLTHTSGLPAWVDLYTGTSTKEEAFERLLSLPLAAAPGARYEYSCLGYILLGLVCEQVSGGSLQEILRRDVWEPLGMVDTGYCPAPEVAERIASTANCPARPREIVGEVHDGNAWRLGGISGNAGLFSTVPDVLRFCHVLMGWEDGPRMLSRLTLRRYTTSQIPPDLGGQSFGWFCQGNQMLPSGDLLPPDLFGHTGFTGTMVLVSPSEELCIVLLTNRVCTDNDASKIRRTRRRITNLVAAALR, encoded by the coding sequence ATGAAAGACTTACCTCTTGCCAATCCGCTGGATCAGTCCATGGATCCCGACCGTCTGCGGGTTATCTCTGACGTGCTGGACGAGGAGAGTCAGGCGGGAGCCTTCCCCGGTGCGGTATGCGCTGTGTCCAGGGGCGGCAAAGTGGTTTTTCTGAGCTGCTGCGGCACTCTGTCCCCCAGCCGCAACCAGCCCATGAGGCCAGACACCATCTTCGACATGGCGTCGGTAACCAAGCCGATGACCGCCGCGCTGCTGGCCCTCAGGTTGGTGGAGCAAGGAAGGATCAGCCTGCTTCAGGAGGTCTCGGATTTCTTCCCCGACAGAGCATTGCCCCATCTGAGCGGCGTCACTTTGCGTCACCTCCTCACGCACACATCCGGTCTGCCGGCCTGGGTTGATCTTTACACGGGAACGTCCACGAAGGAAGAGGCCTTTGAGCGCTTGCTGTCCTTGCCGCTTGCCGCTGCGCCGGGTGCCCGTTACGAATACAGCTGTCTGGGCTACATTCTGCTGGGCCTAGTCTGCGAGCAGGTGAGTGGTGGATCCCTGCAAGAGATCCTGCGGCGGGACGTGTGGGAACCTCTGGGGATGGTGGACACGGGTTACTGTCCCGCCCCGGAGGTTGCAGAACGCATCGCTTCCACTGCCAACTGTCCGGCCCGGCCGCGCGAGATTGTCGGGGAGGTGCACGACGGGAACGCCTGGAGGCTCGGCGGGATAAGCGGGAACGCGGGCCTTTTTTCGACCGTGCCCGACGTGCTGCGGTTCTGTCACGTGTTGATGGGGTGGGAAGACGGCCCACGAATGCTCAGCCGCCTCACGCTGCGTCGTTATACCACCAGCCAGATCCCACCAGATCTAGGCGGCCAGTCGTTCGGGTGGTTCTGCCAGGGCAACCAGATGCTGCCTTCCGGCGACCTGCTACCCCCGGATCTTTTCGGACACACTGGTTTCACGGGCACGATGGTGCTCGTTTCGCCCTCGGAGGAACTGTGCATCGTGCTCCTCACCAATCGGGTGTGTACGGACAATGATGCGTCAAAAATCCGTCGCACACGTCGTCGCATAACCAATCTGGTTGCAGCTGCGTTGAGGTAA
- a CDS encoding single-stranded DNA-binding protein, producing the protein MLNRIILIGRLTRDPELRYTPQGTPVAGFGLAVDRPRSSRDAERQTDFIDIVCWRQSAEFAANYLTKGRLVAIEGRLQIRDWVGQDGVKRRSAEVVADNVRPLDRPRTAEAGEPVPTPAAEDSFDDIPADVPDAYDDPFVDE; encoded by the coding sequence TTGCTGAACAGGATCATTCTGATCGGACGTCTGACGCGCGATCCCGAGCTGCGCTACACCCCTCAGGGGACGCCGGTGGCCGGCTTCGGCCTGGCTGTGGACAGGCCTCGCAGCAGCCGTGACGCCGAACGCCAGACGGATTTCATTGACATCGTCTGCTGGCGGCAGTCGGCCGAGTTTGCCGCGAACTACCTCACCAAGGGGCGGTTGGTGGCCATCGAGGGACGCCTTCAGATCCGCGACTGGGTTGGGCAGGACGGTGTGAAGCGCCGCAGCGCCGAGGTGGTGGCCGACAACGTGCGGCCGCTGGACAGGCCGCGGACTGCGGAAGCCGGAGAACCTGTGCCGACTCCCGCAGCGGAAGACAGCTTTGACGACATACCCGCAGACGTGCCGGACGCTTACGACGATCCGTTCGTGGACGAATAA
- a CDS encoding 30S ribosomal protein S18 produces the protein MASTKRSGRYRRGRRKVCSFCVDAIEIIDYKNVSRLRRFLTERGKIVPRHTSGNCAKHQRMMARAIKRARHVALLPFVVK, from the coding sequence ATGGCTTCGACGAAGAGATCCGGACGGTATCGCAGGGGGCGCAGGAAGGTCTGCTCCTTCTGCGTGGACGCAATCGAGATCATCGACTACAAGAACGTCTCGCGGCTGCGCCGCTTCCTGACGGAGCGCGGCAAGATCGTGCCGCGACATACGTCGGGCAACTGCGCCAAGCATCAGAGGATGATGGCGCGCGCCATCAAGCGCGCGCGTCACGTGGCGCTGCTGCCGTTTGTGGTCAAGTAA